In the Spirochaetota bacterium genome, CGGAAATGCATGAGCTAGAGTCAATTTGGCAGATACACAAAACAAACGATATCGTGTTGCGCCGACTGCTTGAAATCTTAGATTCGCACGTCACACGCATTGATGACAGGATTAAAGATTTAGAGATATTAAAAAACGAAATAATAGAGTACCAGAACAGAATCAAAAATAAAATTAATAGATAATTTCACGCTGATGCCTTTCCTGCTATGAACTGTCGCACAACCGTATCCTGACACTCCTGTATCTGCTGTGGCGTTCCCTCAAAGATGATTGTGCCATCATGCAGCATTGCAATGCGGTCAGCAATTCTGAATGCAGAACGCATGTCATGTGTTACCACCACTGAGGTCATACCAAAAGTGTTGCGCATATACACAATAAGTCGGTCAACCGAGCCTGCGGTAATTGGGTCAACACCGGTGGTGGGTTCATCGTACAGCATAATTTCAGGGTTTTTGGCGATAGCTCTGGCAAGTGCCACCCGCTTCTGAATACCGCCTGAAAGCTCTGAAGGCATCTTTGCCTCAATGCCCTTTAATCCAACGTGTGCTAACAATTCAGGTACTTTGTGGGCGATAACCTCTTCACTAACGCCCTGCCTTCTGAGTGGAAATGCAATATTGTCGTACACATTCATTGAATCAAAAAGCGCACCACCCTGGAAAAGCACGCCAAACTTTTTAACGATAGCTGCATCAGCATCAGTGTAGGTGAGCGGTTGACCATCAACAGCGATTGTACCGCTATCAGGTTTTATTATGCCAATGCAGTGTTTGAGCAATACTGATTTGCCACTTCCGCTTTTGCCAATGATGCAAAGAATTTCACCTTTATACACAGAGAGGTTGAGTCCAGAAAAAATAACCTGCTGTCCAAAGGATTTGTAAAGGTTTGTGATTTGTATTTTTGTGTTCATAAAGTTAAACACTACTTGTCCATGCAATGGATTACATATAATTAAAGTGTATAATTGGTGTAAAATAGAGTAAATGTCAAGTAAGAGATTTTTAATTCAAAGTGTTATTTGTTTTAATTTAATTACTGGGTATTATTGATAAAATTTTGATTCTAATTCTTTTAAATTCGTCTGGAAATTTTGAATTTTGATATTCATATATTTTTTCTAATGTTTTTATTATTACATCACATGAACTTACAATAAT is a window encoding:
- a CDS encoding ABC transporter ATP-binding protein, which produces MNTKIQITNLYKSFGQQVIFSGLNLSVYKGEILCIIGKSGSGKSVLLKHCIGIIKPDSGTIAVDGQPLTYTDADAAIVKKFGVLFQGGALFDSMNVYDNIAFPLRRQGVSEEVIAHKVPELLAHVGLKGIEAKMPSELSGGIQKRVALARAIAKNPEIMLYDEPTTGVDPITAGSVDRLIVYMRNTFGMTSVVVTHDMRSAFRIADRIAMLHDGTIIFEGTPQQIQECQDTVVRQFIAGKASA